One region of Streptomyces davaonensis JCM 4913 genomic DNA includes:
- a CDS encoding M18 family aminopeptidase, which translates to MSEPSRFDRGHTDDLMTFLAASPSPYHAVANTAERLEKAGFRQVAETDAWDGSSGGKYVIRGGAIVAWYVPEGAAPHTPFRIIGAHTDSPNLRVKPLPDSGAYGWRQVAVEIYGGPLLNSWLDRDLGLAGRLTLRDGSHRLVNIDRPLLRVPQLAIHLDRTVSSEGLKLDKQRHLQPIWGLGNDVRDGDLIAFLEEESGLAAGEVTGWDLMVHSVEPPAYLGRDRELLAAPRMDNLLSVHAATAALTAVSTGDLPYIPVLAAFDHEENGSQSDTGADGPLLGGVLERSVFARGGSYEDKARAFAGTVCLSSDTGHAVHPNYAERHDPTHHPRVNGGPILKVNVNNRYATDGSGRAVFAAASEKADVPFQSFVSNNAMPCGTTIGPITAARHGIRTVDIGVAILSMHSARELCGADDPFLLANVLVAFLEG; encoded by the coding sequence ATGAGCGAACCCTCACGCTTCGATCGCGGCCACACCGACGACCTCATGACCTTCCTCGCGGCCAGTCCGTCGCCGTACCACGCCGTGGCGAACACCGCCGAGCGGCTGGAGAAGGCCGGGTTCCGCCAGGTCGCCGAGACCGACGCCTGGGACGGGTCGAGCGGCGGCAAGTACGTGATCCGCGGCGGCGCGATCGTCGCCTGGTACGTGCCCGAGGGCGCCGCGCCGCACACCCCGTTCCGCATCATCGGCGCGCACACCGACTCCCCCAACCTGCGCGTGAAGCCGCTGCCGGACTCCGGGGCGTACGGCTGGCGCCAGGTGGCCGTGGAGATCTACGGCGGACCCCTGCTCAACTCCTGGCTGGACCGCGACCTGGGCCTGGCCGGCCGGCTCACCCTGCGCGACGGCTCCCACCGGCTCGTGAACATCGACCGGCCCCTGCTGCGCGTCCCCCAGCTCGCCATCCACCTGGACCGCACGGTCTCCTCGGAGGGCCTCAAGCTCGACAAGCAGCGCCATCTCCAGCCCATCTGGGGGCTCGGCAACGACGTACGCGACGGCGATCTGATCGCGTTCCTGGAGGAGGAGAGCGGGCTCGCGGCCGGCGAGGTCACCGGCTGGGACCTGATGGTCCACTCCGTCGAACCACCCGCCTACCTGGGCCGCGACCGCGAACTACTGGCGGCCCCGCGCATGGACAACCTGTTGTCGGTCCACGCCGCGACAGCGGCCCTCACGGCGGTATCGACCGGAGACCTCCCCTACATCCCGGTCCTGGCCGCCTTCGACCACGAGGAGAACGGCTCCCAGTCCGACACGGGTGCGGACGGGCCGCTGCTGGGCGGCGTCCTGGAGCGTTCGGTGTTCGCGCGCGGCGGCTCGTACGAGGACAAGGCCCGCGCCTTCGCCGGAACGGTCTGCCTGTCCTCGGACACGGGCCACGCCGTGCACCCCAACTACGCGGAGCGCCACGACCCGACGCACCACCCCCGCGTGAACGGCGGCCCCATCCTGAAGGTCAACGTCAACAACCGCTACGCCACGGACGGTTCGGGCCGCGCTGTCTTCGCCGCGGCGAGCGAGAAGGCCGACGTCCCGTTCCAGTCCTTCGTCTCCAACAACGCGATGCCCTGCGGCACGACCATCGGCCCGATCACCGCGGCCCGCCACGGCATCCGCACGGTCGACATCGGCGTGGCGATCCTGTCGATGCACAGCGCGCGGGAGCTGTGCGGCGCGGACGACCCGTTCTTGCTGGCCAACGTGCTGGTGGCGTTCCTGGAGGGGTGA
- a CDS encoding cupin domain-containing protein, protein MTQNREPVSLPAALASFTEQWSPRIATTVNDYDVRVTHVEGEHLWHTHDNTDEFFLVLSGELHISLREPTGERTVVLPPLSVFTVPKGTEHKPYAPVPTDILLLEPSGTSTVGDRHEEIPSHVDETTGHALA, encoded by the coding sequence ATGACTCAGAACCGGGAACCCGTCTCCCTGCCCGCCGCCCTCGCCTCGTTCACCGAGCAGTGGAGCCCCCGCATCGCCACCACGGTCAACGACTACGACGTCCGCGTGACCCACGTCGAGGGCGAGCACCTCTGGCACACCCACGACAACACCGACGAGTTCTTCCTGGTCCTCTCCGGAGAACTCCACATCTCCCTGCGCGAACCCACCGGCGAACGCACGGTCGTCCTGCCGCCCCTGTCCGTCTTCACGGTCCCCAAGGGCACCGAACACAAGCCCTACGCCCCGGTCCCCACCGACATCCTCCTCCTGGAACCCTCGGGCACCTCGACGGTCGGCGACCGCCACGAGGAGATCCCGTCCCATGTGGACGAGACCACGGGTCACGCATTGGCGTGA